The DNA segment TCGCGAACGCCTCCAACGCCCAGGTGGTGCTGGACGCGCTGGTGGAGCGGTCGGCCGGCTTCGACGCCGAGGTCCGTGACGACCGCGACGCGTACGCGCTGCTCGCGGTGCAGGGCCCCGAGTCCCCCGGCATCCTGCGGTCCCTGACCGACGCCGACCTCGACAACCTGAAGTACTACGCCGGGCTGCCCGGCACGGTCGCGGGCGTCCCCGCGCTGATCGCCCGTACCGGCTACACCGGCGAGGACGGCTTCGAGCTGTTCGTGAAGCCGGAGCACGCGGTCGGGCTGTGGCAGGCGTTGACCGGGGCCGGCGAGGGCGCCGGGCTGGTCCCGTGCGGGCTGTCCTGCCGGGACACGCTGCGCCTGGAAGCCGGCATGCCGCTGTACGGCAACGAGCTGAGCACCTCCCTGACGCCGTTCGACGCCGGGTTCGGGCGGGTGGTGAAGTTCGAGAAGGAGGGCGACTTCGTGGGCCGCGCCGCCCTGACCGAGGCCGCCGCCCGCGCCGGGGCGACCCCGCCCCGCGCCCTGGTCGGCCTGGTCGCCGAGGGCCGCCGGGTGCCGCGCGCCGGGTACGCGGTGGTCGCCGGCGGCGAGGTGATCGGCGAGGTCACCTCCGGTGCGCCCTCCCCGACGCTGGGCCGGCCGATCGCGATGGCGTACGTCGACGTGGCGTACGCGGCGCCGGGCACGGAGGGTGTCGGCGTGGACGTCCGCGGCAGCCACGAGCCGTACGAGGTCGTGGCACTGCCGTTCTACAAGCGGCAGAAGTGACA comes from the Streptomyces sp. KMM 9044 genome and includes:
- the gcvT gene encoding glycine cleavage system aminomethyltransferase GcvT — protein: MSSTAPRRTALDALHRSLGATMTDFAGWDMPLRYGSERDEHNAVRTRAGLFDLSHMGEITVTGPQATQLLDHALVGNIGTVKPGRARYTMICREDGGILDDLIVYRLEDTGAGSPHAGTPHAGTPHYMVVANASNAQVVLDALVERSAGFDAEVRDDRDAYALLAVQGPESPGILRSLTDADLDNLKYYAGLPGTVAGVPALIARTGYTGEDGFELFVKPEHAVGLWQALTGAGEGAGLVPCGLSCRDTLRLEAGMPLYGNELSTSLTPFDAGFGRVVKFEKEGDFVGRAALTEAAARAGATPPRALVGLVAEGRRVPRAGYAVVAGGEVIGEVTSGAPSPTLGRPIAMAYVDVAYAAPGTEGVGVDVRGSHEPYEVVALPFYKRQK